In Mangifera indica cultivar Alphonso chromosome 7, CATAS_Mindica_2.1, whole genome shotgun sequence, the genomic window TATGAATTATTAGCAACCTCCTCATCAATAAACGGTATCTTCAACAATGACGCAATCTAAAATTCAAGCACAACAAGcaattaaccaaaaaattaaaaaaaagaaacaatatcCTAAAAGCACAATAACAAACCGAACCAAACAAAATGCAGACCCACTCACAACATCGTAGGCCTTCTCCCTCTCCACATACTGTGGCGTGGTAACCTGAGAATTAAGCATCTAAAAAGCAAGCGAACAAACAAcacaagattaaaaaatattcccAAAGAAAACACTAACACACCTATaagattaattgaaaatattaacCAAACTAGTGAACCTGATCTTTGACATTTCGTTTAGGGCTTTGGCTAGTGCGGCGTGCAATGCAGTGAGGAATGTTAAAGGGAGAGTCCTGTTGAGCAAGGCCGATCCGTATATTGGCGGAACCTGGCCACGaagttaaaccaaaattaacaaCTGAAAAGTGATTAAtgaagtaaaatttaataaattaaagcGCGGTTAGAATCACAACCAGGATTGATTACAACTAAATTGGCGCCTCGTTCAGCGACGAGTTGCGAAGGAACCACCGTTTTCAAGTAATCCTGCCACGATTACACCAGAGGTTGgttaaatttgaagaaataaaGAAGGTTGTGATGGTGTTTGGGTGCTGCCATACCATGGTACTACTGTGAGCGATCACTAAAGCTTCAACCGGAACAGGATGACTGCTTTTGCcgcttctttcttctttgtttcacTTGTTcccaaattttttaacataattaaccaatttttttaatattaaatcaatataATGACCGAAATgcggaatattaattaaaatagacaaaaattttttcgcttttacctttttaggcaaacatacagtaattttacttttataagtaaatttttttgtaacttcaaAAATATCCTCCCAACCCTGTATACGTAGGCATTGGAAGGAAGGTTTGAGTACGTGGGTACGTGCAGAGTGCGCGcggagtgcgtgggtgcgtgcagagtgcgtaggtgcgtgcggagtgcacACAGAATACGTGAGTACGTATGGAGTGTGCGGTGTGCACAATGCATGTGCAGTGCGCGCACTGTACACAGTGCACAGTGAGTGTACAGTGTATGTACAGTACATGcactatattatatatatatataatattatattattatatatatttattatattataatattatatataataatataatatatatttaaaaattattattattattattatatatatatatatatatatatatatatatatatatatatatatatatatatatatataaaagaaagggtgcgcgcactGCACGCACTTCGCGCGCACCCTcacactttgtttatatatattaattagggTGTGCGCACTGCTCATGCACCGCGCGCACCACGCACGTACCGCGCGCACTTCGCACGCACTCACACACTCAAGTTTTCCTTCCAACACCTACGTATACagggctgggagggtatttttagagttacaaaaatatttgcttataaaaataaaattactatgtgttggcctaaaaaggtataagcgaaacaaattttacctattttaattaatatcccccgAAATGCTCGTATATAAAGTACACTTAAAATGCGTTTTACTCTTTGAAAACTCGCATACTGCACCCATCCAGTACGCGATATCACGTGGCCAGAATTTCCGCGATTCTGACTAGCTTTTTCTCCGACTTTTTTGACGACCAAAATAACGCAAAAGGTTGGTTAATTATTCCTTCCTTGTCATGCTTAATATTTTCTAGTGTAGAAATTTAAACATACTGATATAGATTTTGGGTGTTTAGGGGATAgagttttgatttaaaatattgaataaatagtTTCAATCCTTCCTATTTTAGATGAAATTTGTTAAGAGTTTTGTGTTACGCTACATTTAGATttgattaacaataaaattggatttgaaaatCAAGTTTTACGATGGTTTAACCATCATATAAGATTCATAACCATCACACGAAGAGTTGGAGACACATGAGAACACATGGAAAGGGGCTATCTTTAAGTTTTCAGATAATTAACCACATGAATCATGTTGTAATAGATCCTTTTAGATATTTTCTATTTGAGagctttttaattttatcttttttaaggacatattgacatttttttgtttaaaggttttttaacgtgttttagtttgtttttataaatataataataatttatactcaataatattttaaataatatatttttatttaaattttttattttttataataaaacattactcaaactaaacacatttttataagtcaaatttgaTCTAAACTAAACTTGACACAACTTAAACTCAGATtgaatgtttaatatttaagttaaactcgAGTTTAAATTGATACAcaatgttattaaaaaattaccagtAAATTGAAGAATATCTCCAATGATAAAGGTCATGAACTTCGTCCCTaaccaaataaacaaacaaaccgAACCCATCCAAACCTGTTCAAGGCCTGATCCTAAGACCCGTCTTTAATgcgataaatttaaaatttttacatcaaGAAGATCTAATGAAAATTTACATTGCGTCTTGGGGTTGGTAAATCAAGAAATATACTGTAGAAAAgctaaatgaaatattaaaaaaaaaaagggctaaGGGCCTGAGCATATCTGCAGGCCGGTCCCAGTCCGAGCCCCAGCATCACCGGGCTGGTCCTGGTTTGGGCCCAAGGGACAAGAAGACGCCTTTTTTTCAGCTTTACATGCTATTTTCTTTCATCAGAATGGAGATCAGCTTCACCCGTCATCCACGGATCTCGAACCGAGAATCTCCATAAGTAAACTTAATCTTCAGTTTCTAAGGATGATTATGACTCCTTAAAAACACAAAGAAATCTTTAAGGACTTCAAGAGTTTCACCACAAAATATTCAAGATCTTCATCTACATGCAGAAGCATGGCAGTTTACAATCCATGACTGCTAAAATAGCAATATGAAATCCTAATTGTGctaaaaacaatgaaatatattgCTATCCATTTCACATTCCAGAATGACAATATACCCTGTGAGTAGGGACTGTCAGCATAACAATCTCTAGAAAAGGAAAACTCCACAAAATAGTATGTGATGCTGCATTCTCAGTGGAAATCCCAAGTTTTAGGCATGCCTGACAGAACGATGTCATTCCCGACCGTGGACAATAGCTTTTCTGGTATACCTACCCTGTTTTTGCTTTGGGAATCCTCTTCTTGAGTTGCCTCCTTGGAATTAAGTTCTTCATTCCCATGAAGAAAAGCAATGCACCAAAAAGTGCAATGCTCtggaagaaaaaccaaaaatagaTTCAACATTCCGAAGGTTGAATGCAAAGATATGATGAAAAACACCATAAATATGAATTACAAACAAACCTGCAAGAATTCATTCAAGAGAGGAACGAATTCAGGGTCCTTGGGGCTATAGTTGAAGAAATCAAACAGAAGTGGGGTGATAAGCACCAAGTAGACAAGCTGCAAATATAGTGGGGGAATAAGTATGATTGGCATTAGTGCTTGTTGACTATTGGAAGAAGCAGTGGTTTGCTAGGCTAAGTTCAGTTCTAAGTTGTCAGAGGTAACAAATTAGTGAaccaaaaggaagaaaattctTACCAGGAGAAAAGCTCCAAAGGTGTTGCCAATTACAAATAGAATACCTCCAAATCCTTTTAGAAATATAGTAGTTGTAACTATATGTCTAAcctgtaaaaatatatttctgaATCAGTAAGACAAGTAAAACACAAATACAAGACAACATGAAGATCTAACTAGTCCTACAGATTTACAAAACCAGAAATGTTGAAAGCTAGAAAAAAAATGGGGAAAGAAACACACTTACTTCTATATCAGGTATTCCAAACCCTAATGTCGAGGATAGATGCTTCTTAGCAACAGCAATTTTGGGTATCAACTCCTTAGCTGCAGGCCCACCATCGACCCCAAAATCATTATACCTAAAACATGTAGTGTCAATATCTCAGTAAAAAAGCTGTGCAAGAGTAACAATCAACTGGAGCTTCGTTTATCAAATGGCAACACCTTTATAGACTTGTACCACCCAACAATTATGTTAACAAGGAAAACAGGGGAAAACCACAAGCCCCCAGACAACGAAAGTATCATGCAATTTGagacaaaaattatcaaaaaaccATGCAATTTCTCAACCAATAGGTCCATTTTCATCCATGTGCTCTCCCAATAATAAATAGgaacaaaaataacattattttcttctttatacaCTGTTTTGCACacagaaaaaaattacataagtAAATTCTGTAATTCAGTTATTTTACaatctttttaaatataaaatcttatgaTAATTCTATTGAACATGAATACATATATGAATCTCACAAAAAAGATTCTCAATCAATCCGAAAAAATACTACAGTTGGATCATTATTCTACTTTAAAAATGCTAATTGTAGAAAATCGCATACTCCAGATATTATCAGCTTAAAATACAGAAGGCTATAAAGACAGCTCTCGTCAGAGTAAATTAGTCAACAAAAACAATGCTGTATCGCCACAAAGGTGTAATAAGTAAAGCATCATAACAATTCCACTTCCATTAAGAAGGGAAGCATGAATTCCTCAGACAACCATTAATAACCAGCAAAAATTCCACGACAATTCTCAGTATTCTCttccaattaaatttaatatccaACTTTGATTTTAGCTAAAGGAAATGGATTCATACTTCAAAGAAACTAATCAAATAATTGGGATAACTTTCCGATTCCAGCTTCAGCACCTTCAAGTTAAAACACGCTAACTCAAACACTTTAATACTTGAACAAAAACAGTTTCACTGAATTTAAAATTCTCAGCAAGCAGAAACGCCATTCAAACACAAGATTAATAAGCAGAAATCAAATATTACCGAATCAAATAACAAAACCAACCAATTAGCAGATCTGGCCTATAAAAACGTTACAAAGTAATAGATATTTAGCAGATCTAAGTTAAGAAAAGCGAAAGAGAGAGAGCTGCTTACATTTGCCAGGCGGAGAGAATGAAGAGAGAAGCGAAGAGGACTCGTCCGAGGAATGAAAAGAAACCCATTATCAACTCGTTCGTGTAAAACGGTAGAAGGAAAGAGTGAATCTCGGGTCGGGTTTCTTCGTTATCCTCGAAAGACAAACCCGCGAGGGAAGTCAAGGTTTAAATGGAGTTTCTTGTTTGCGGTTGAAGTGGAGATGccttaaaagatatttttggctTTATTATTGGGTTTAGATTTGTACTTAATTACCATTTCTGTCACTTTCACTTGTCCCTGAATCGCCGGTCAATATATGACATAAGTTCAACCCCGATAAAATTCCTTAAAGAGCAACAGCACCCACTGGTAAGAGAAATGACACTCTAATCCAGAAATCCTCTGGTTCTGTTGATATTTTAATCTCTTAACAAGGGTATTATCGAACATTCAATAAATAGatttaattaaacacataaCGTATTTAGGTGTTTTTTAGGTTTACATTCCAACTTGCAATTAATCAATACttgaaaaaatcattatttgttttttctctttgacTCCATTTggaataaaattacttttttgcCACAAATCATGTTTTAGAGATTAATTCCAAGACATAAAGTGATagactaattatttaattatagattaaaaaaataaagacttAAAACTGCCATTTGGTTTGGCCAACAACCAGTGAGCTTTAGATGTTTTTGGGACCATTTCTCAGTTATGTGCTTGAATGGGGATTGGATTCTATCTCAATTCgaatttgaaaaatcttattcaaatttgtaaagAAAATCAATCTATTAATGATTTTTCGATGCTTCATGAAATTCAAACCAACTGAAATCGAACTTGAAACTGTCACTCCTCtctttatcaaatcaaaattcttgGGTTTATTTAGGACAATGGGATGATAAATTTTGCCCCTCAGTATTGCCAATGTTAACAGTTAGGTCCAAACTTCTTCTAACAGTGACATGTTAAGAACATGTATCAATTATAATCAAAGAATTAAAAGTAAACAAGAGACAGAGTGGTGCTTGGCAGCATGAATTGAAAATTGGGATCCAATGAGAACATGCATTTGTCCAAATTGGAACATGCTTCATTactttctttataattaattattaatacagTTTGAATCTTGCAAGTGCTTATGATTTGcctcaaacttattttaatccttaaaattACACACTTTATTCTACTTAAATTTCGATCATATGAAGCATTTAAACTCTATGGGCTAAATGGTCATTGCAAAACAACATCACGTGATCTGTGAACCTTCCAGAGACTCCTTTATTACCTATTTCCCAACAAGTTCATTGAATCATGCCGTGACAAGCAAATTAGTAATGTCTAATCAATGTTGTCTGTTTTTTGATTGGATCATTTTCTTTGGCATTTTCATTGCAAATCATTTAATATGATTAcactaatttaatattatcacaTCATTCACTACACATTTCCCTTATACAtatgttatttttcataatataaagttttaattcataaaaaataatatatgccAAAGTACTATGTCCCCCCATGATTTGATGAAATAGCAAATAATcaccctttaagttttaaaaagtcaaattttatttattatatatttatatgagaaaattttatgaaataaaaaggTAAGAaagttattttgtaaattttgtaaatttttttatattctttctaattttttgttttctcctttattttttcttttattttccatcttatttgttctattttttctttttctaaagtttgagggcaaactatattttttaaaaattttaaaagtgttaataaaaattttaggggggttttgaaaattataaaaagtttagagatatctttgaaaattttaatattttaatatgtttcttaatagtttaaaaaaaatcatattcttaaaaaaaaataaaccaaaacacaatattttaaaattaattaaaaatttgagaatttttagaaatttaaataataatttttttaaattggtagaaatatattaataatttgatatttatattaaattttaattgcaaaatttaataaaatgacaaaataatctcttaaaaaaaaactaaatagatTTAGCGACAGAAGTGAATGATGGTAggaaatttgactttttaaaactcGAAGGGTGGGAATGTTacttcatcaaaccttgggtgtaaTATAGtcttttaaccaaataaatatTGTATTCTAATGGCAAGTCGTGAAGTGCGCGGCATGACTCTGACTGAAAACTTTTTGGACGTGGACTCTTAAgtcttaattcaaatttcaaacttacGTTGGAAGCACACATTGCAAgccaaaaaattcaaagtcaGGGATACAACCGTAAATTCACTAAATAACACGGTCTTTTCCTTGCAAGACCACTACCGCTGAAATAATCAACAAAGAAATTTACTTCCACCAATCTCTCTATAAGTAATCAAAAACACGCTCTCTGTCCTTTCTCCACGTCATCGCTTCTTCACTTCCCTCGAACAATCTCATTCGGCTACCGACGTGTTTCCCACAAACAAAAGACGTCTCACATCATACAGCGAgtctttattattttcatactCGCATGAGTAGGTGTAAGATTGCTGTCATAACTCTTTTTCCCCAACCTCTTCATGTCTGCCTTTAAAATCTTCGTCCCTTGATACTCGGCCGTGATTTGATATTACAAAGTCGGGTCAAATTTAGTCTGCccccaatatttttctttactgaCAGGAATACCCAAACTCTGCGGTCGGTCTTCGTCTGAAAAATGGCTATCGCTTCATTTATCGGAAGAGTATTGTTCGCATCGGTTTTTATTCTTTCCGCCTGGCAAGAGTAAAGCTCTAAACTTATCTTCAGATCTGTTCGTTTATTCAACTTGCTAATTTGCTTGcacttttatctctttttcggTTGTTGTGTTTTCAATTTGTTAGTGAGTTTTTAACTTTAATGCTGAGGGTAAAGgagggaaaattttgaattttagatgcATATAGGGTTAAGCGTTCGGAGTTTTCTCCTTGTGGTAGTGCATATTTGCTCGCTGTGCTTTGAAGCATTGGATCTGATGAATggattttgaatataaatgtTTGCTAAGCTTTTTAGTAGACTGTTTATTAtgatttatcttaaattttgcTGTTGTAGTTTAGGAGTTTTAACAGGTTGAACCATTAAGAGACGTCTTGTTGGTTGTGAATGAATGGATTTGTGGATATTCCGTGAATCTGAttcattttgtttgtatatagATTTGTGAAACTAAGTGTACGTAATAGAGTAGGAAAGAAGTTTCTTTTCTGGCAATCCTGTGATCAGGGTACCTTTTTTCTAGATTTGATTTTGAACTTAAACCATTGTCACAAATACTGAGATTTCTATGATGGCCATCGaagttttactttttattttcctgACCAGGAACAAtcaaatttcattgaatttggTTGTCTAGGAAGGCTCAGCTTATTTAATTTCAACCATTTGTTATAATTGAACTGTTTGTTCAAACTGTATTCTGTTGATGTTAACGGTTGCCCGATTTAGGaacttttatttagtttgacgatttaatattttgataataaaaactGTTTATTTACAAGTCTTAAGATCCTCTATTtgagattaatgaaaaattttgtccatGTGCAGTATAATATCTTTACAGGACAGCTAActgttaatttgttttcttaatgACTTTATCTTGTgatcacaaaatttataaatacattgcgatgattattttttagtatattctGGCTTCCTTTACTATTGTCTGCCACCATCCTTGCTATGGCGTATGTGATTGAAGAATAAGGGTTATTGCTCTGTCTTTGCTGaagttttttaagttaatgCTATCTGGCTTGTATCCTAGTCAGGCTGGTAAATTACTTAAAGCATTAAGGATATTTCTTATTGTTTGAAAACCTGTTCCAGCAGCTGTACCGTGTAACTAGAAATTTGATTAGAGGTTTCAATGCAGAAATGCATTTCATTACTAATTAAAACAGCTAGAGTTTTACATTTGAGAAGATATTTTTGTTACTTGCTTATTTGCAATCATGAAAATTGTTTAAAGTTACTGGCGTTATTTAATTTGGTGTAAATCAGATTTTTAAGTGCAGAAGATATTATAAACTGCATTTACTGCAGTTGAATCCCAATTTTTGTGAATTGTATGTTTGTAGCAATGCAGATTTTCAAGTactaatcttttaatttttttttttttatacatgttTATAGGTTCAACGATTTTGGCATTGATGGTGGGCCTGCAGCAAAATCATTGGAACCAAAGTTCAACATCTTCTCAAAGCACGTGTCAACTCATACTGGGTTGCAAGTTCCAGAAGTTGAAGTGTGTAAccttttaatttcttgaaacTTAACTGTTGAGATACAATTTAGTGATTTTTCTGAAATATCGGTGTTTTCCTTTACAGATCAAGTATTTAGTTGCTGCTGCTATAGCATTGAAGGGTGTTGGAGGCCTTCTTTTCATCTTTGGAAGTTCTCTGGGAGCTTATCTTTTGGTTGGTATTGTAGTCTCTCTCTGGTTTTTTGAAATTGGTAATAACTTGAATTAACTGCATTAACTCCATTTTTTTCTTGTGGTTCAGCTTCTGCATCAGGCTATTGCTACTCCTATTCTATATGATTTCTACAACTACGATGCTGACAAGAAGGAATTCAGTCAAACCTTTTCAAAGTTTACACAGGTTGGTAATTACGATTTAATTTGCTGTAAGATCTGTTGGGACCCTCTTCCCCTTTCGGTTAGAattccctaaaattttattgtggTTGTGGCATagttttaaatcttttttttttttatttcacttttcgCAGAGCTTGGCACTTTTTGGGGCTTTGCTCTTTTTCATTGGTATGAAGAACTCAATGCCAAGGAGACAACTGAAGAAAAGGGCtcccaaaaccaaaactttttaAAGAGATATATTCTGTCATGCCCGGGTGTAGTTTCACGGTCGATATCGGACTCTTTCCTGGATGTAGTCCAGGATCTAGTTTTGTATGCTTCAATGTTTGAATCAggtttttttgtctttaaattaGGTAAAAAAGTTGTTGTTATTACCAAGCCAAATTATTGCTATTGATCTGAATTTAGAGAGATTTGTCTTGGTTAATCAATCATGGGAAGCGGATTTGATGAAGTTGACCTGATTTAATTGACTTATTTCATGCGTTGCAACTTATGCTCCTGATGAATGTGCCCCTTCCTGCTTTGTTGCTTTATCTTAATCACTGACAGTTAGTAAGGCATAATCTCATTGCTTGACCTGCAACATATATCATCTTTAATCATTTTAAGCCTTTATATCTGTGCCTGAACGACCAAGTTTAAGAACATCTGCCATGTATTTGTCCATATTTCTGAGACCTCGATGTAACAGTGTTCAAATGCTGCGTTTGCACCTGTATGGGCCTCctgtaaaatatattatacagaAGTTGTTATCCAAGGAGGTATTTGGACGGCATGCTTCCTATGCGTGTTGAGACCTCATCATCTTTTCTATAGAGTGAGTCGATTCACTGCTTCCACTTGAACGAAGATCAGGGTTGAGAGGCTTTGCAAGTTGGTTCATCCAATGAATTTGCAAGACTTTGGTTTAAGGGAAGGTCTTAATGAGAGATTGAATAAAGATGAAGGGATGGTTAAATTCTGCTTTACAAGTTTATGCAGGTTTCCAAAGTATGAAACTGATTTCGGTTGGGGGAGGCGGCTTGGTTTGTAGTAATTTCCCGACAAtcctttttcatctcttttgaCTTTTCTAAACATACCATTTCACGTCCAAATCGAAGAgagtagacctggccacggttcatgaaccgtcggtttcggttcggaaccgccggttcacggttcgaaaatataagaaccctgaaccgaaaccgtaacaggacggttcgtctacggttcggaaccgccggttccggttcatggccccggttcggaaccgacggtttcggttcgaaatcgacggtttcgattcgaaaccgatattgaaccgtcaattctaatacatgatcttgatttaatttttaaattattaattacaataattgaaatttaaaagaaaggcttggacttaatttttcaattaagcttcctacgtatcttcttggggtttagaagaatcaaagcctacgtagttctcttacctttgtatatctaatagctggcagtgcccccttaccttatcattcacctccactatcttgagtattatttcccgtcgtcatcgaactatccgtagttaaatcaagcgattcttcattgaagtccactttcatttcttgttgtcgtaattcggctcttgtccaatcgtccacgcatacttgagcttcaatagattcgggagccaaacttgatcgtctctcatccaatatattacccccttgactaaaagtttgttctactgcgacagttgataccggtgctgctagaacttgtttagcaatagctgtcaatattggaaaagttgatgcgtgtcgactccaccattctaaaactggaaagtctttacctatattgctgtcaccaaactcaaaaatagtagttaaataaatatcaagctccgaggtggagcctaatgttcctcttggtcttttgcccctttgcatcataatacgatcaccatagctcatattttgggttgatgatggggcaataggtggtagagaggaagaagaaccaccataaattaatgcatattcagcataaatttctttaattaaattcataatattagttatagttaatggaatattaacttcatctaattgcaaacattcataatataatgtcaaataatctgtgacaccatctaatttaaatctaggatcaaaaaaacatgcaacaagaaaaagttctggaattattttatagtaatttaaccattttgttttcattaaagaaacaacttcttgtaaaataatatcttgttcggcttcttgtaaagctccaataatattaacagcttcatttaaaaataaatgagaagtgggataataaaccccacttaaagtatatgttgcattattaaaatttcttaatacatttaaaatttttgaacaaatatcccaatgttggggatataatataatttgtggcacattttgtgaaataaatgagcataataaatccttataatcaaatgactcgttgagtaattcatatgttgaattccaacgagtcggcacatctttaggaaatctttttggtcttttattatgttgtttacaaaatttaccccattctttcataatttggggatgtgtccataaatatgaaattgctatttttattggactaataaaatttttaagacattctaaaccatcttgtacacataaatttaacacatgacatgcacatctaatatgaaaaaatctaccacctaaattaggtctacaaatatcaattaaattatttattgaggcagtatttggacgtgcattatcaaatgaaattgaaaaaattttataaagtaatttatattcttctaatatttctttaattattctataaatattatcagcggtatgtcgttcatcaaacaccctaaatgataaaattcttttttgtaatagaaaatcatcatctatccaatgacaagttatacccatataagagtgaacttgccaatggtcactccaaacatcactacatagagatacacgtccattaaaatttgtaaaaaattgaattaactcttttttttgttttttatataaactgaataatgttctttttaatgtatttcttggaatagttttatatgcaggatttaatgcagttttacaataattattaaaacctaaattttcaccaaaactaaatgctaagtgatctattgctaccatttttgcaaattcttctttacttttattatcactatacataaataaagatttgtgtgtagaagaaccatacccggttatttgtgtttggcctcggctttgtcccattttttccggatgttttgactccaagtgccttttgaatgtcccgtatccacctccttg contains:
- the LOC123220211 gene encoding uncharacterized protein LOC123220211, which encodes MGFFSFLGRVLFASLFILSAWQMYNDFGVDGGPAAKELIPKIAVAKKHLSSTLGFGIPDIEVRHIVTTTIFLKGFGGILFVIGNTFGAFLLLVYLVLITPLLFDFFNYSPKDPEFVPLLNEFLQSIALFGALLFFMGMKNLIPRRQLKKRIPKAKTG
- the LOC123220049 gene encoding uncharacterized protein LOC123220049, which encodes MAIASFIGRVLFASVFILSAWQEFNDFGIDGGPAAKSLEPKFNIFSKHVSTHTGLQVPEVEIKYLVAAAIALKGVGGLLFIFGSSLGAYLLLLHQAIATPILYDFYNYDADKKEFSQTFSKFTQSLALFGALLFFIGMKNSMPRRQLKKRAPKTKTF